A single Comamonas sp. NLF-1-9 DNA region contains:
- a CDS encoding nucleotidyl transferase AbiEii/AbiGii toxin family protein, producing the protein MNANVLPSGAWESLFPRALALIDEISKYGGMADPFWTLGGGTVLMFRYRHRMSKDIDIFVPDPQYLGFVTPRLSDTAADMTEDYTEQPGMFVKLLFEEGEVTVCGNVSKPRPASRPRWQPPLTASCTSPASCPPWLAAWSA; encoded by the coding sequence ATGAACGCCAATGTGCTGCCCAGCGGCGCTTGGGAAAGCCTGTTCCCACGTGCCTTGGCCTTGATCGACGAGATCAGCAAGTACGGCGGCATGGCAGACCCGTTCTGGACCTTGGGCGGTGGAACCGTGTTGATGTTCCGCTACCGCCACCGGATGAGCAAGGACATCGACATCTTCGTGCCCGATCCGCAATACTTGGGTTTTGTCACCCCACGGCTGAGCGATACGGCGGCGGATATGACCGAGGACTACACCGAACAGCCAGGCATGTTCGTCAAGCTCCTGTTCGAAGAGGGCGAGGTGACAGTTTGTGGCAACGTAAGCAAGCCCCGCCCGGCATCGAGGCCTCGATGGCAACCGCCCCTCACCGCATCCTGCACATCACCCGCAAGCTGCCCCCCTTGGTTGGCGGCATGGAGCGCCTGA
- a CDS encoding helix-turn-helix domain-containing protein produces the protein MNLTEIGRAVSARRAKLGLTQAQLAHLSGLSRQTVVGLENGTLSDLGINRVGQIMAVLGLDSSKPDTQTRRKKRGLWMAAKTASVSYAHELAPEVLEQALASGDVPPSFAPHLTHLLDEAPVPTVVMAVEEAAAHAHLPPRQVWRNVAKLARSLSVHRRALWA, from the coding sequence ATGAACCTGACTGAGATTGGACGTGCCGTGAGCGCCCGACGCGCCAAGCTGGGCCTGACCCAAGCGCAACTGGCACACCTGAGCGGCCTGTCGCGCCAGACCGTGGTGGGGCTGGAAAACGGCACCTTGAGCGATCTGGGCATCAACCGCGTGGGACAGATCATGGCAGTGCTGGGGCTCGATAGCTCCAAACCGGACACGCAAACGCGACGCAAAAAACGCGGCTTGTGGATGGCGGCCAAGACGGCGAGCGTCAGCTATGCACATGAGCTTGCCCCCGAGGTACTGGAGCAGGCGCTGGCCAGTGGCGATGTGCCGCCTTCGTTCGCCCCACACCTGACCCATCTGCTGGATGAGGCCCCCGTGCCCACCGTCGTGATGGCGGTAGAGGAGGCAGCTGCGCATGCGCATCTGCCGCCTCGGCAGGTCTGGCGCAACGTCGCAAAACTCGCGCGGTCGCTGTCCGTTCACCGTCGGGCGCTGTGGGCATGA
- the coaBC gene encoding bifunctional phosphopantothenoylcysteine decarboxylase/phosphopantothenate--cysteine ligase CoaBC has protein sequence MTPLSGKHIVLGLSGGVACYKAAELVRLLGKAGCTVQVVMTEAAEHFITATTLQALSGRAVYTSQWDAREPNAMAHINLSRDAHAIVIAPCSADFIARLAQGRCDELLSLLCVARPLQRVPLLLAPAMNREMWLHPATQRNLAQVVADGAVSLGVGCGSQACGETGDGRMLEPAEIVEELQAFFSPRLLAGEQVLITAGPTFEAIDPVRGITNRSSGKMGFALARAAREAGAQVTLVAGPVALATPRGVQRLDVESAQDMLGAVEQCVPHASVFIATAAVADWRPAAVAAHKIKKDGTGQLPQLGFIENPDILATVAASRRAQEGALYCVGFAAESENLLEHARAKRQRKGVPLLVGNIGPATFGQDDNALLLVDEAGVQELPRASKHALARQLVAELARRLGATRADLPREDMP, from the coding sequence ATGACCCCTTTATCCGGAAAACACATCGTGCTGGGCCTGTCGGGCGGCGTGGCCTGCTACAAGGCGGCGGAGCTGGTGCGCCTGCTGGGCAAGGCGGGCTGCACGGTGCAGGTGGTGATGACGGAGGCGGCCGAGCACTTCATCACCGCGACCACGCTGCAGGCGCTCAGCGGGCGGGCGGTGTACACCTCCCAGTGGGATGCGCGCGAGCCCAATGCGATGGCGCACATCAACCTGAGCCGCGACGCGCACGCCATCGTGATTGCTCCTTGCAGCGCGGACTTCATCGCGCGGCTGGCGCAGGGGCGCTGCGACGAGCTGCTGAGCCTGCTGTGCGTGGCGCGGCCGCTGCAGCGCGTGCCGCTGCTGCTGGCCCCGGCGATGAACCGCGAGATGTGGCTGCACCCGGCCACGCAGCGCAACCTGGCGCAGGTGGTGGCGGACGGCGCGGTGTCGCTGGGCGTGGGCTGCGGCTCGCAGGCCTGCGGCGAGACCGGCGACGGGCGCATGCTGGAGCCGGCTGAAATCGTGGAAGAGCTGCAGGCCTTCTTCAGCCCCAGGCTGCTGGCGGGCGAACAGGTCTTGATCACCGCCGGCCCGACCTTCGAGGCGATCGACCCGGTGCGCGGCATCACCAACCGCTCCAGCGGCAAGATGGGTTTTGCGCTGGCCCGGGCGGCGCGCGAAGCCGGCGCGCAGGTGACGCTGGTGGCCGGGCCGGTGGCGCTGGCGACGCCGCGCGGCGTGCAGCGCCTGGACGTGGAGTCGGCGCAGGACATGCTGGGCGCGGTGGAGCAGTGCGTGCCCCACGCCAGCGTCTTCATCGCCACGGCGGCGGTGGCGGACTGGCGTCCGGCGGCCGTCGCCGCGCACAAGATCAAGAAGGACGGCACGGGGCAGCTGCCCCAGCTGGGCTTCATCGAGAACCCGGACATCCTCGCGACGGTGGCGGCCAGCCGCCGCGCGCAGGAGGGAGCGCTCTACTGCGTGGGCTTTGCCGCCGAGAGCGAGAACCTGCTGGAACATGCGCGTGCCAAGCGCCAGCGCAAGGGCGTGCCGCTGCTGGTGGGCAATATCGGCCCGGCCACCTTCGGGCAGGACGACAACGCCCTGCTGCTGGTCGATGAGGCCGGTGTGCAGGAGCTGCCGCGGGCCAGCAAGCACGCTCTGGCGCGCCAACTGGTGGCCGAGCTGGCGCGCCGCCTGGGCGCCACACGCGCGGACTTGCCACGAGAGGACATGCCATGA
- a CDS encoding pilin — MKTMKKVQQGFTLIELMIVVAIIGILAAVALPAYQDYTVRAKISEVLLAMSSCRTSVTEVFQSGNALPAADDAAWGCTTGTGAATKQVAELHVSAAGVITAKTATGLGGTADGKVVSMAPSSTAAGTFTAAVAGTNIAGWRCGLTADGTDMPAKYLPSSCRGVY, encoded by the coding sequence ATGAAGACCATGAAGAAAGTCCAGCAAGGTTTTACCTTGATCGAATTGATGATCGTTGTGGCGATCATTGGTATTTTGGCTGCAGTGGCGTTGCCGGCGTATCAGGATTACACGGTGCGTGCCAAAATTTCTGAAGTGCTCTTGGCAATGTCTTCTTGCCGCACATCTGTAACAGAAGTTTTCCAATCTGGTAATGCTCTTCCTGCCGCAGATGATGCGGCGTGGGGATGCACCACAGGAACTGGTGCTGCCACAAAACAGGTTGCTGAACTCCATGTCTCTGCTGCCGGTGTTATTACGGCAAAAACAGCGACTGGCCTTGGCGGTACAGCCGATGGCAAGGTCGTTTCCATGGCGCCTTCGTCAACTGCGGCCGGTACGTTCACTGCTGCAGTTGCAGGTACTAATATCGCCGGTTGGCGCTGCGGGTTGACGGCGGATGGGACGGATATGCCGGCTAAGTATCTGCCTTCGAGTTGCCGTGGCGTTTATTAA
- a CDS encoding type II toxin-antitoxin system PemK/MazF family toxin, whose protein sequence is MRDIHPFVVLSPRAFNDRTSLVLGLPMTTAAYNADNPFAVAAGTASGRKAGATSYVLCHQPKSFDWRARGATPHPMRRATPEVFSQVCLILNQIVQLA, encoded by the coding sequence ATGCGCGACATCCACCCCTTTGTCGTGCTTTCTCCCCGCGCCTTCAATGACCGCACCTCGCTGGTGCTGGGCCTGCCCATGACCACCGCCGCCTACAACGCGGACAACCCCTTTGCCGTGGCCGCAGGCACAGCCAGTGGGCGCAAGGCCGGTGCTACCAGCTACGTGTTGTGCCACCAACCCAAATCGTTCGACTGGCGGGCGCGCGGCGCCACGCCCCATCCCATGCGCCGGGCCACTCCAGAAGTCTTTTCGCAGGTGTGCCTGATACTGAACCAGATCGTGCAGCTGGCCTGA
- a CDS encoding DNA-binding transcriptional regulator has product MKKRNLFAELTEGFEALSGERQGKQTLRTHEVQVKAAPDVTAAELLALRERLHLSRLVFASYLRTNPRTLENWEQGRAKPNAQAALLIRLVEKFPDTVQRLALV; this is encoded by the coding sequence ATGAAAAAACGGAACCTGTTTGCAGAGCTGACCGAAGGCTTCGAGGCCCTTTCGGGCGAGCGCCAAGGCAAGCAAACGCTACGCACCCACGAGGTCCAGGTGAAGGCCGCGCCCGATGTCACAGCCGCCGAGTTGCTTGCGCTGCGTGAGCGCCTGCACTTGTCGCGCCTCGTATTCGCAAGCTACCTGCGCACCAATCCCCGCACCCTGGAGAACTGGGAGCAAGGCCGGGCCAAACCCAACGCTCAGGCAGCGCTGCTGATCCGGCTGGTCGAGAAGTTTCCCGATACCGTGCAGCGGCTGGCGCTTGTCTGA
- a CDS encoding ATP-binding protein, protein MTAERQHYHRFSAQLVKSALADTPVILIDGPRQCGKTTLLRQFVDEHVSWLSLDEETTLNAALNDPVGLLRGRGRVAIDEVQRAPALLRTIKQLVDEDRQPGRFLLTGSTDILTLPTLSDSLAGRMEVINLLPLAQSEMRRAPSSFLLKVLAGEPPAQALAPDTAATLMQAVLKGGYPEMTHRTEPARRQAWAREYVRAIVQRDIRDIATLDKLDRLPRLLRALAQQSGQLTNFSQMAGQLGIDDKTARKYVGMFEQVFLVRRLEPWFRNQLKRQIKTPKLHFLDSGLLATMRGLSADRLQRDRTAWGALLETFVHGELLKMLAWQATPCSLFHYRDKDQAEVDFVIEAEAGDIVGIEVKAAASVQPADFTGLRKLATAAGTDFRIGMVLYDGHQVLSFGGNLHAVPLSSLWTG, encoded by the coding sequence ATGACTGCTGAGCGGCAGCACTACCACCGTTTCTCTGCCCAGTTGGTCAAATCCGCTCTTGCCGACACGCCAGTCATTTTGATCGACGGGCCGCGGCAATGCGGCAAGACCACGCTACTGAGGCAGTTCGTGGACGAGCACGTGTCCTGGCTGTCGCTGGACGAAGAAACCACGCTCAATGCAGCGCTGAACGATCCTGTGGGCTTGTTGCGAGGCAGAGGCCGTGTGGCCATCGACGAGGTTCAGCGCGCGCCTGCCTTGCTGCGCACCATCAAGCAGTTGGTGGACGAAGATCGGCAACCGGGTCGATTCTTGCTGACAGGTTCAACCGATATCCTGACCCTGCCCACGCTTTCCGACAGCCTGGCCGGGCGGATGGAGGTGATCAACCTGCTGCCGCTGGCCCAGTCCGAGATGCGGCGCGCACCTTCATCGTTCCTGCTGAAGGTTCTGGCTGGCGAGCCGCCTGCCCAAGCTCTCGCGCCAGATACCGCCGCCACGCTGATGCAGGCCGTGCTCAAGGGCGGCTACCCCGAAATGACACACCGCACCGAGCCTGCGCGTCGGCAGGCGTGGGCGCGCGAATACGTGCGCGCCATCGTGCAACGGGACATCCGTGACATTGCGACGCTAGACAAGCTGGACCGCCTTCCTCGGCTGCTGCGCGCCCTGGCTCAGCAATCCGGCCAGCTCACCAACTTCAGCCAAATGGCTGGCCAGCTTGGCATCGATGACAAAACCGCGCGCAAGTATGTGGGTATGTTCGAGCAGGTGTTTCTGGTTCGTCGGCTGGAGCCCTGGTTTCGCAATCAACTGAAGCGGCAGATCAAAACACCCAAGCTGCATTTTCTGGATTCCGGTCTGCTTGCCACCATGCGCGGTCTTTCGGCAGATCGGTTGCAGCGCGACCGCACGGCCTGGGGTGCGTTGCTGGAAACCTTCGTGCATGGCGAGCTGTTGAAAATGCTGGCCTGGCAAGCTACCCCTTGCTCCCTGTTCCACTACCGAGACAAGGATCAGGCCGAGGTCGATTTCGTCATCGAGGCCGAGGCGGGGGACATCGTCGGCATTGAAGTGAAGGCCGCTGCCTCTGTCCAGCCAGCCGATTTCACGGGCTTGCGCAAACTTGCGACGGCCGCCGGCACGGATTTTCGCATCGGCATGGTGCTGTACGACGGCCATCAGGTTCTCTCCTTCGGCGGCAACTTGCATGCCGTCCCCCTGTCCTCTCTCTGGACTGGATGA
- a CDS encoding AbrB/MazE/SpoVT family DNA-binding domain-containing protein produces MTEVLLNIKYWGNSLGVRLPAKVARAARLNAEQRVRMLVENGRVVIEPVRDAQPTLGERLARFDAQRHGGEAMPDAGRLGAEQW; encoded by the coding sequence ATGACCGAAGTCCTGCTCAATATCAAATACTGGGGCAACAGCCTGGGCGTGCGCCTTCCCGCCAAGGTAGCCCGTGCAGCCCGCCTGAATGCCGAGCAGCGCGTGCGCATGCTGGTGGAGAACGGGCGCGTGGTCATCGAGCCGGTGCGGGATGCGCAACCTACCCTGGGTGAACGCCTGGCCCGCTTTGATGCCCAACGCCACGGTGGCGAAGCCATGCCTGACGCCGGTCGGCTGGGCGCCGAGCAGTGGTAA